GCGCGGCGGCGGGGTCCGGTGCCGGCGCGCGCGGTTCGCCTGGCTGCAAAGTAATGACAAGGAGGTGGTTGTCATCGCGCCTCGGGCGCCGCAGTTTCCCCGGCGAGCCGAACCCGAGGATCTGATGCGCGACCACGAGCACGCCCCCGACGATCACCAGCCACTCTCCCGCCGCGAGTTCATCGGCGCCTCGGCGCTGGCCGGTATGGCCGCGGTGGTCCACCGCGACTTGCGCCAGGCGTCGGCGCTGGTGCCTGCCGCGGCGGCAGCGCATGCACCGCCCCCACTCGAGGAACTGTCGATCGACGACGTGCAGGACGGACTGCGCTCGGGGCGGTTCACGTCGCGCGCGCTCACCGAGCGGTATCTGGAGCGCATCGCCGCCATGGATCGCACGGGCCCATCGCTGCACGCGGTGCTCGAGACCAATCCCGACGCGCTCGCCATCGCCGACGCGCTGGACGCCGAACGCCGCGCGAAGGGGCCGCGCGGGCCGCTCCACGGCGTGCCCATCCTGGTCAAGGACAACCTGGCGACCGCCGACCGGATGATGACCACCGCCGGATCGCTGGCCCTGATCGGCGCCACGGTGCCCCGCGACTCGCACGTGATCGAGCGCCTGCGCGCCGCCGGCGCGATCGTCCTCGGCAAGACCAATCTCAGCGAGTGGGCCAACTTCCGGTCCACCCACTCGTCCAGCGGGTGGACGGGGCGCGGCGGGCAGTGCCGCAATCCGTACGCCCTCGACCGCTCGCCGTCGGGATCGAGCTCCGGCACCGGCGCCGCGGTCGCGTCCAACTACTGCACGGTGGGCATCGGCACCGAGACCGACGGCTCGATCCTCGCGCCGTCGTCCGCCAACTCGCTCGTCGGAATCAAGCCCACCGTCGGACTGGTGAGCCGGGCCGGCATCATCCCCATCTCGCACAATCAAGACACCGCGGGCCCGATGGCCCGGAGCGTGCGCGACGCGGCCATCCTGCTCGGCGCCATCGCCGGCGCCGACCCGCGCGATCCCGCCACGGCCACCAACCGCGGCCACGTCGAGGCGGACTACACCAGGTTTCTCTCGGCGGGCGGCCTCAAGGGCGCGCGCATCGGCGTGGCCCGCGAGCGC
This DNA window, taken from Gemmatimonadaceae bacterium, encodes the following:
- a CDS encoding amidase, whose translation is MRDHEHAPDDHQPLSRREFIGASALAGMAAVVHRDLRQASALVPAAAAAHAPPPLEELSIDDVQDGLRSGRFTSRALTERYLERIAAMDRTGPSLHAVLETNPDALAIADALDAERRAKGPRGPLHGVPILVKDNLATADRMMTTAGSLALIGATVPRDSHVIERLRAAGAIVLGKTNLSEWANFRSTHSSSGWTGRGGQCRNPYALDRSPSGSSSGTGAAVASNYCTVGIGTETDGSILAPSSANSLVGIKPTVGLVSRAGIIPISHNQDTAGPMARSVRDAAILLGAIAGADPRDPATATNRGHVEADYTRFLSAGGLKGARIGVARERYMGYSPATDALVEAAIAQMKSAGAIVIDPANLATAGQYGDSEWDVLAYDFKADVNAYLAGLGPSSPARTLADLIAFNEANHEREMKYFGQETFLTAQKKGPPDAEYAKALAKNHRMARTDGIDATMNKFRLDALIAPTSGPAPLIDLVKGDPGGGGSSTTPAAVAGYPSITVPCGYVFGVPVGLSFFGRAYSEPVLLRIAYAYEQTTKARVAPRYLPTADLD